In one Candidatus Dechloromonas phosphoritropha genomic region, the following are encoded:
- a CDS encoding LysR family transcriptional regulator — MGVSTSALSHTIRALEAELGVRLLTRTTRSVSATEAGERLLYSVGPRLEEVETELDAISDLVGKPNGTVRITSTDYAVDTLLWPQLAPLVITARICNWPCSHSTPFPARINCK; from the coding sequence ATAGGCGTTTCCACATCTGCGCTGAGTCATACCATTCGCGCTCTCGAGGCTGAGTTGGGCGTGCGCCTTCTCACCAGAACGACCCGAAGCGTTTCGGCGACAGAGGCAGGAGAGCGGCTTCTGTACTCCGTTGGTCCTCGGCTCGAAGAGGTTGAGACGGAGCTTGACGCAATCAGCGATCTTGTAGGTAAGCCAAATGGCACTGTTCGAATTACTTCTACCGACTATGCCGTTGATACTTTGTTGTGGCCGCAGCTTGCACCGCTAGTTATAACGGCTCGCATTTGCAACTGGCCGTGCTCGCATTCGACGCCATTCCCGGCTCGAATTAACTGCAAATGA
- a CDS encoding type II toxin-antitoxin system VapC family toxin, whose protein sequence is MILLDTNVISEPQRQKPNARVLDWIDAQALETLYLSAITVAELRAGIALMPAGKRRDSLHENLEKGLLPMFANRVLSFDMACTKAYAELLAKSRAAGLAVETADAFIAAVALANGFTVATRDTSPFEAAGLNVINPWETA, encoded by the coding sequence ATGATCCTGCTCGATACGAACGTGATTTCGGAGCCGCAGCGCCAGAAGCCCAATGCCCGCGTCCTTGACTGGATCGACGCGCAAGCGCTGGAAACGCTCTACCTGTCCGCGATCACGGTAGCCGAGTTGCGTGCGGGTATCGCGCTGATGCCGGCAGGAAAGCGCCGGGACAGCCTGCATGAGAACTTGGAAAAGGGCCTGCTGCCGATGTTCGCCAATCGGGTGCTTTCGTTCGATATGGCTTGCACGAAGGCTTATGCCGAGCTGCTGGCCAAGTCCCGTGCTGCCGGCTTGGCGGTCGAAACAGCCGATGCCTTCATTGCGGCCGTCGCCCTTGCCAACGGCTTCACCGTCGCCACCCGCGACACCAGCCCTTTTGAGGCTGCCGGGCTGAACGTCATCAACCCATGGGAGACGGCTTAA
- a CDS encoding Arc family DNA-binding protein, with amino-acid sequence MANVNVRNLPDEVHRAIRIQAAQHGRSTEAEIRDILERAARPDGRVKLGSFLASIAREAGGLTDEEHALFESVRIKSPARAVSFE; translated from the coding sequence ATGGCAAACGTGAATGTAAGAAATCTGCCTGATGAGGTGCATCGGGCCATCCGAATCCAAGCCGCCCAGCACGGCCGCAGCACCGAGGCCGAAATCCGCGACATCTTGGAGCGGGCAGCGAGGCCCGATGGCCGCGTGAAACTTGGCTCTTTCTTGGCCTCCATCGCCCGCGAGGCTGGCGGCCTAACCGATGAAGAACACGCCTTGTTTGAGAGCGTGCGCATCAAGTCTCCGGCCCGTGCGGTGAGCTTCGAATGA